CAGAGTAGACATCGAACCCTTTTCATGCTGCCCATGCCCTCTTACATCCTTCTAGACTACGTTTACTCTCCattttctgcataaaaaataaccGCATGGTAAAATAAGTAggtaaaataaagaataaaaatatgcacaatacaaAGAAGCGAGAACAATTTTGCAACTAAGCGACAAGACCGTCTGTAGACAGCTTTCACTAAATGCGCGGTATTTCAACTCCACTGCTCATTTCCTTTACACACAGTATTAAAtcaatacatataaataataactaCCCACCACAAAAATTTTCGCATTTATTTCTCAACTAGAAagtacttttttaaattttttgttgttGCCCATAACACAAATAATTTTAGCGTCTGATTCATAGCACTGTCTTGACATAAATGATAGCTGCTATAAATCATTTACAGTTATAACGTTCAAACCGGTACTATTTGTTTCGTATTTTCAGTGCCTACAAACGGCTTCGTCGTTCAGCTCAATCACACCCTTGATTGAAAAAATACTTGGATTAGAGTAAAGACTGTCTGCAGACGGTCTTGCCGATTAAAGGGTTAAGCAGTTTTCTTGAGTtgataatataaaacaacatatgGGGATACACCGAAGAAAAATTAAATAGTCTGCGTAAAAATGGAAGCGAACCATCAATcttagttttttgtgcttttttcaaatGTGcgggacctggatttttcttgtgattaataagtGGGTCGTTCTAATGTagtaaatattattataaaatattatttttttaaaatgattatttattcattaactttaatcaTTTATCGTTAAAAGTGTTTTAAAAACCTCCTTTTTAAATTTCCCAGTtcctaaaaatttcaatataagtATTATGTTTCTAACTAAGACAAccactaaatttatttttttgtgctcttttcaaatatgaaacggattttgaaaattgtaatatacagggtgttgtttcaaggtcacaatgaatttatattttttttagtccggacctggattttttgtGATCAGTAGTTGGATGATTTGGGTTCTAAATGAGAAATATAAATGAGAAATATAATGAGAAATATAatgagaaatataaaaaaatatatatacaatgGGATTTTAAAGTTATGGGttcagaaagaaatgggcaaaatcgataaaacacagtgtaactcggttataaaaatcagTGAGGCAATAAATGTAGTTTTAGAACCGACTCTGGATGCATCTGGATTCTTCCTTTGTGTTATCGTATCTGGTAATTATCTATTTTATCTATGTTTATTTCCTTCAATGGTCTAATTTCAACTCTGGGTCTTTTTGGAGTGCGGGGAAAATTCTCAGTTGATATTTTGGGATGACAAATGCTTCTTTTTTTGGGTTTACCACCTTAATTAGATTGATCTCTGATCGATCTTCAATATGAGGCACATTATCAGCTAATTGTTCTAATTCATCATCATCGTATGAAAAGGACATTAAAATCTCttgattttttgaattatctgGATTAAACTTGAAACAAAAATATCAATATAGACCTGTAGTCCATTGCAAtgtacataatttttttattgttttttatcaACACAGAAAAACAGTCAATTATGTATGTCTAAAAAGTAGTAGACAAATTGATATGTATACTattgtataaaattatatttggaTACACATACTAAATTTACAACCTGAAGAAATATCATATTTACTTACTCTTTCGGGGATATCCTGAATTAGCATATCaaattggataatttttgacatctCATTAGAATACCCAGTCAGAGCAGACGAATATCGTATCTGCGCGTAGCACAAACAATTGCGTAGCACTCCCAattgcgcctaaagaagtataacttaaaaaaagtaTTTGTATGTGTTGGTAATTACAATATTATCAGACAATTAAGTTACAAATAACAGAGCAAGATTAAAAGAGAGTTGTTTATTGCCTTGATATGTAGCAGATTTCTTCAAATAGAGTTCTCCCTGGATATCTACGGTTACTGTCCTCTGGTATCTTTATAATGTGGGACTCAATCAAATCTTTGTTTTTTCATTATTAGAGAAATATTTAAACAACTTATCGAGTTTCTCATTAATAGGTTTTATTCCAGTTTTATTGTACAGCATTCTGTTTGATGGATTATGAAGTGGATTATCAGAATGACGCATTCTAGTGATTTGTAGAAGTGTTTCAcccacttttatattatttttggcaACACCTTTAGAATTACAGAAAAGTGTAGAACCATACTCCACCATGGGTCTGCAAATGATTTTATAAATATTGGCCGCGGTTTCAATCATAATTCCCTCATTCTtttatggtccaagagctgtgagacatttttgagtaggtattttaggcaacctgaaaatttttcaggtgactcttccatgatagcctaatacaaaaatgccggtctggctggagggtagcggttattttccccaaacatcccccccaaagttaaaaaaagggtaaaaattgttattacaaaaaatatcattgacgtgactttaaagtaaatttaaatattcgaatataaagaaaataaacaggccaggcgatttgagggcgattttaactctgcaagatacttgcatgggcgccccaggattattttcaggggatgcatctgaacttcagaagatttcatctgaatctgtacatactattaacgagtataaaatatacaactatacatgcaaagctatgcacattccttccggacagggaagtacaattattattttgacagggtatttttttaatatcaaaaataaatattctaaaaaagacagaattttttttggtgaaatttctcaactgccatgtgatcaaacaaattacgcgtacatataaatgaaaagcgctataggtaagcagcagtgtgagaaagagcgtataccgatagctgtttgcgttctctgttgtacctgagcgagtccgttcgctctagAAAAATCACGTaacctggcgatcccatgttgttgtgtctcgaaacgttagagtaattattatatattatagttttttaagtaactttttcttaattaaaggaaaataatacgtactatacaatagattttgcaaatatgatagaaaaagacagatttattattataaatatataggtagaaaagtataaaagtataagctaaattaattctgtgtccgaatcttgtacttcttcttcaaattcctcatctgtgcttaaatattcactgtctttttcttcgtcagactcccctcgagactcggattcctcttctacatgatctgtaaatagttgtaatatgtatttagaattaattaaaaattaattagcgataatttaatttaattactacgtattctctgtccttttatacggagtcgaagcctggacaatcacgggcgcatctgaagaaagacttgccattgttgagatgtgctgttattgaataatgtaaaaaatatcatgaacacaacacgtaacaaacacggaaacattaagaaagatgaaaaaggcaaaagaaatactcaacactataaaggaaagaaaggtgagccaaaataaatattcattctcttcttcttcgtcagactcccctggagactcagattcctcttctacctgatctgtaaatagttgtaaatatgtatttagaattaattaaaaattaatgtataactaatacttaatacttttccttatattataaattacatcatgttttttatttcttagtatatgaccaaagtagctcatttttccttccttcatagtgttgagtatttttttgactttttatctttattaatgtttccgtgtttgttacgtgttgcgtccatgatattttttacattattcgataacaccacatctcaacaatggcaagtctatctttagatgcgcccgtgattctccaggcttcgactccgtataaaaggacagagaatacgtagcaactcaattaattaatcactaattaatttttaattaattctaaatacatattaactatttgcagatcatgtagaagaggaatctgagtctcaaggggagtctgacgaagaagaagacagtgaatatttaagctcagatgaggagtttgaagaagaagtacaagattcggacacagaatcaatttagtttatacttttatacttttctacctatatctttataataataaatctgtctttttctattatatttgcaaaatctattgtatagtacgtattattttcctttaattaagaaaaagttaaagtaaacaccatctatctatcgcccgtcggcaaattcaaacaaaaatataactccagaccatctttgaccacctttagtccagacaaattaatatatgtatttaatatatttttaccaccaaaaatgagatgttttaatcaaatattgcttcaaatataatctgcagaataattttgaatcacgttccgctaatgaacttgcttttttgtccttaaaagtagaaaaaagtttcaattctattgcttaatatttcatctaaatataatcgtctaacaattttaactgtactaatgccCAAGTATACATTTTCAAGTGTTAAACTTGATTGATTTACAATGAGTAACCCGGTTGTAAAAATACCGGCGTGTGCTTAATCAAAGGGACATTGGtttactcgaatttcataacaatacaaatgttatctgtttgaatttgccgacgggcgaaatatctatggacccgactttacttaaaaaactataatatataataattactctgacgtttcgaggcacaacaacatgggatcgccaggtcacgtgatttttctcgagcgaacggactcgctcaggtacaacagaggacgcaaacagctatcggtatacgctctttctcacactcctgtttacctatagcgcttttcatttatatgcacgcgtaatttgttcgatcacatggcagttggaaaatttcaccaaaaaaaacctgtctttgtagaatatttatttttaatattaaaaaataccctgtcaaaataataattgtacttccctgtcctgaaggaatgtacatagctttgcatgtatagttgtatattttatactcgttaatagtatgtacagattcagatgaaatcttctgaagttcagatgcatcccctgaaaataatcctggggcgcccatgcaagtatcttgcagagttaaaatcgccctcaaatcgcctggcctgtttattttctttatatttgaatatttaaatttactttaaagtcacgtcaatgatattttttgtaataacaatttttaccctttttttaactttgggggggatttttggggaaaataaccgctaccctccagccagaccggcatttttgtattaggctatcatggaagagtcacctgaaaaattttcaggttgcctaaaatacctactcaaaaatgtctcacagctcttatactattatGTTAAACTTCTTGAAGTGTTTTGCTCTAGTTATAAGTTTTCTTTTCATAACTGCTGTGTGGTGGTTGAAGTTTAATTTGTTGTCTATTTCTATTTTCAAATACTTGACATTTTAGGAgggtttaataatattttatctTTTATGGTTTCGACATCATTAACTTCTATGGTTATTGTCTAACTTTGTCTataattgtatttatttattttatcatatttCTAGTAACGTTTTTCTGTTCCAGTAAAATGCTTATAGTCGGTTTGTATTTCAGGCTATTCCCAGGAGCagaacaaaatgaaaattatagAAACCTTACATTCGCCTCATAAAGGAGGTCACCAGGTCGAAGgaacaacattaaataaaaatatgaaaattgggACGCTAGACAGAccttacaaatgtgaaatttgtttcaagcaattTACCAAAGTGTCTCTGTTAAAAGTACATTTGCGAACACACAGTGGAGAaaataagtgtgaaatttgtctgAAGCGATTTGGTAGAAAAGGTGATTTGAACAGACACttgagattgcacactggagaaaaacctcataagtgtgaaatttgttcaaAGTTATTTACTAGAGCAAGTTATCTTAAAACACATTTACGAACACATAGTGGAGATAATCCTTatgagtgtgaaatttgtttaaaacaatttactacaagaagtgatttaaaaaaacacttaagagtgcacactggagaaacgccttacaagtgtgaaatttgtttcaaacaGTGTGTTCAAAAAGGTCATTTAACTGAGCACATGAAacttcacactggtgaaaaacctcataagtgtgaaatttgtttaaaacgaTTTACTAACaaaagtaatttgaaaacacacttgagagtgcacactggagaaacaccttacaagtgtgaaatttgttttaaacaattgtCTACAGCAAGttatttgaaaacacatttgaaggttcacactggagaaaaaccatacaagtgtgaaatttgtttgaagcagtttaaTGAAGCACATGCTTTGAAACTTCATTTgggagtacacactggagaaatgccttataagtgtgaaatttgtttgaagcagtttaaTGAAGCACGTAGTTTGAAACATCATTTgggagtgcacactggagaaatgccttataagtgtgaaatttgttttaagcagtttagtcaacaggttaatttgaaaacacatttgatggttcacactggagaaaaaccatatacgtgtgatatttgttttaaacatttttctcGGAAAGATgttttgaaaacacatttgagagtgcatactggtgaaaagcCTTACACATGTGAAATTTGTGTTAAGTCGTTTAGCACTGCACATAATTTGAAACAACATatgagattgcacactggagaaaagccttataagtgtgaaatttgttcaaAGTTATTTACTAGAACAAGTTCACTTAAAGAGCATTTGCGAACACACAGTGGAGATAATcccaagtgtgaaatttgtttcaaacaGTTTGCTCAAAAAAGTCATTTTACTGAGCACATgaaagttcacactggagaagaacctcataagtgtgaaatttgttcaaAGTTATTTACTAGAGCAAGTTATCTTAAAGAACATTCGCGAACACACAGTGGAATATGAAACAACATTTGGAGATACACCGAAGAAAAACCGAACAAGTGTGCCCCCTCCCCGTCAATCCGTTCTGTGGCACTTTGAAAAccacactggagaaaaatcttaaaagtgtgaaatttgttttaacaCTGTAATCGGCAGATATAAATAGCAGGTTTTAAGTTTCAGGAATTGTGGTTTTAGGTTAATTTGGGTGTGGGAAAAACGAATCTGAGGTCATTTTGGCAATATACTGTGTCTGGTTTGGTTGCCACCTCAACAAATGGTAGACCCTCTGCAGACGGTCTTGTCGTTCAGAAGGAAAATTATGAAAACACCATAATTTATTAGTagtacaaaaataatatttttattgataaacaGTTACATGTAAATAAACCAAAAAGTATCAGGCTTTGATGTCATACTATGTGAAGCAATTTTTACCTTTCCTGTTACACAATTGAATAGACGGatagctagagccgaaaaatcatcgtcataatatggagtttttcctgtgaaatgtgtccattgtatattgacaattatgacccctttcaggctgacacctaagtggatacagggagtagtaataagggatgaaaggggaaagttagtgcagccattaaaggttttcacctcctattttgtaaaacctccatcgatttgcattaaaattggtgactagttagagcatacctcaagaaacaaaattgatttggtgctaacttgcacttttaccctgggggtggataccaccccttctctggggtgaaaagtattttattaaaaataatcccacaaATTGATAGAGTGACAaattttttaagcaaaatttgttatatcaagttattaaaataaatcaatactttttgagttattaaagatcaaagatttgaatttttcgtgaaacaaATGCATGgcgtaaagcggtttttcataaataatgtaaataattcaaaaattgtaagttttaacaaaatagttatgattacgaaatttgaagataataaaaaatcgaatagaTTCTTTACGTGAAAGAccttttagaattaattaaagGTGAGTTATAgttgattgaatatatatttttttcggctagtactaAAATCTAAGTACTaatatttaagcttaaataacgggaaaacgatatattttataaaatatacatacttactaaacacttgtcaaagtactcaagaatacctatcaagtgagctccaaaTGAAGTtgataacatcaaagctaagtaagttatgatgaaaataagagaaaccttttgaattttttagaaaaaagtaaaaattaaaacatacgctatttatatatttattttgaaattagttaacagaataattttcaaagaAATTTCGGGAATGAAGGATTATAcctaatttaataattaaattttaatttttaataatatttaatttttcttttgcagttttcaatgttttttcactaattaattTCACAGCagtatctatttatttatttatttattttcaacgggACACTGCCCAATAAGATTACAAgtttataagtccaatatacataatacatgtgtcaataataataaaactacaataaaatagtaataataaaacaataatacaataaaatataaatatcacaaactTAATCACATAAATCAGATTCATATATCACAATAATGAATATCCAACAACTACTCAAACAAACAAACGTCTGAGGCCAGAGATGAATTCAGACTTCGGTGCAAAGAAATCTAGATCAGATTGAGTGTTTGCCCATCTTAGTGCTCGAGATAAAAAGTTGTTATATGCATAGTTGGTTCTATGGATAGGAACATAGAATGTTTGATTTAATCGAGTTCTGCGGAGAGGTACATGGAGACCAACCTGCTCAAGTAGCTGAGGACAAAACTGTTGAATTAATTATGCCATAGAGCATCCTTGCATCCTTAATTACTCGTCGGTCACGCAATGAGAGAATACCCAATTGGGTTTCAATTTGATAATAATTTAACTGATTTAACTCAAAAGGTATACCCAGTTTATATGCTATGTACCTTAAGAACTTGTGTTGGACTGTCTCGATTTTTGTTATGTAAATATTGTAAGATGGAGACCAAACACAAGAACAATACTCTAGATGAGGTCTAACTAAAGAATAATATAGTAATTTAATTGCATCAATATTCTGAAAGTCTCTAGTGCATCTTTTTATAAAACCAAGCATTTGTAAAGATTTGGAAATTTTTGATGTATAATGtgattcaaataaaagtttacagTCTAAATTAATTCCCAAATCACGAATTTCAGTAACCCAGTCAACAGGAAtattctgtatattataattatattctatTGGGTCTCTCGATCGTCCAAAAGAAATAGCATGACAGAGTATCTGTATTAATTGTGCAATTTATTTTAAGCACGCAAGTGTATTCTGTTGTAATGTTGAAAACAgttaaattttttgtaatatataatataggtatattCAATACAAACGCAGACTCCGAAATGGCAGTAGCAAGTAGCTATACAATAGCGtcaatttaagagcacatgcgtgaagttacggatgataaaaagaacatattaattaattctatgttagtaaaatattattttttatattatttcgatatttaattgaattttttctatcaatataaactgaatatgtccagaaactggggatgtccaataatgggtacatttgacatattcgaatacatttttgctaaactttacataaatgttttaaaacaatttaaaaaaaaattatataaataatataataataattaagctccaaatttttggagcctaacctttgaaaaatgtttgtagcataatgtttaatggtatcagcttctccgggagctcatttgatacatatttctgagtactttgacaagtgtttagtaaatatattttataagtttcgttttcccgttatttaagcttgaatacttaaggTTTGAGTACTAGCcgacaaaaatatacattcaatcacctataactcacttttgattaattctcaaaggttttgcGAATAAGAAgtctattttgttttttattacattcaattttgataattataacttttttgataaaacttatagtttttgagttatttatgaaaaactgctttacatcctgcattttttcacgaaaaattcaaatctttgatctttaataactcaaaaagtagtgatttattttaataatatgatataacaaattttacttaaaatttgtccctctatcgatttgtggggttatttttaataaaatagttttcacccccgagaacgAGTGGTATCCACCCGTAGggcaaaagtgcaagttggcaccaaatcagttttgtttcttgaggtatgctctagctagtcaccaattttcatgcaaatcgatggaggtttaacaaaataggaggtgaaaacctttaatggctgcactaactttcccctttcatcccttatcgctacttcctgtatccaatGAGGTGTCAGCCTggaaggggtcataattgtcaatatacagtagacacatttcacatgccaaactccatattacttatgacgatgatttttcggctctagctcttagactagaaGGTTGCACTTAGTGCAAAAGAAGTGGGTGTCAGATTTTATACACAGTTTGCACGATTTTTTCGATCCCCATTCAGGCCAATGATTCAATCTGTCGTATCTTACACTATCCACCTGATGAACAGCTCGTCTAATGACGGCAGAACTACTAGATGTCTGTGGAACGGATGATGGTCGTCAAACAGGACGTTTTTCAGAAGTGACACACAGCTCTTTAGCCATTTTGCGACTGTGGTTGTGTCTTCTGGTGTT
This genomic window from Diabrotica virgifera virgifera chromosome 1, PGI_DIABVI_V3a contains:
- the LOC126885675 gene encoding zinc finger protein 235-like isoform X1, with translation MDINQETSEKTCKVEDTQETCDGPLDAFKVEVKEEPKTEPAYDTFGYLDSNEFPLKTEVEQDEYKFTPFEEKQTTNEESYSQEQNKMKIIETLHSPHKGGHQVEGTTLNKNMKIGTLDRPYKCEICFKQFTKVSLLKVHLRTHSGENKCEICLKRFGRKGDLNRHLRLHTGEKPHKCEICSKLFTRASYLKTHLRTHSGDNPYECEICLKQFTTRSDLKKHLRVHTGETPYKCEICFKQCVQKGHLTEHMKLHTGEKPHKCEICLKRFTNKSNLKTHLRVHTGETPYKCEICFKQLSTASYLKTHLKVHTGEKPYKCEICLKQFNEAHALKLHLGVHTGEMPYKCEICLKQFNEARSLKHHLGVHTGEMPYKCEICFKQFSQQVNLKTHLMVHTGEKPYTCDICFKHFSRKDVLKTHLRVHTGEKPYTCEICVKSFSTAHNLKQHMRLHTGEKPYKCEICSKLFTRTSSLKEHLRTHSGDNPKCEICFKQFAQKSHFTEHMKVHTGEEPHKCEICSKLFTRASYLKEHSRTHSGI